A single Desulfobaculum bizertense DSM 18034 DNA region contains:
- a CDS encoding Na(+)/H(+) antiporter subunit B has protein sequence MIWQIDEAILILVMICAIGALQIKDLLGAGIVFGAFSFMMCLLWTSMGAVDVAFTEAAVGAGISTVLLIGAVFRTSRRSKD, from the coding sequence ATGATTTGGCAAATTGACGAGGCCATTTTGATTCTTGTCATGATCTGTGCCATCGGCGCGCTTCAGATCAAGGATCTCCTTGGCGCAGGCATTGTCTTTGGAGCATTCAGCTTCATGATGTGCCTGCTCTGGACGTCTATGGGCGCTGTTGACGTCGCATTTACGGAAGCTGCCGTAGGTGCTGGCATCAGTACAGTTCTGCTCATTGGCGCAGTATTCCGGACTTCCAGGAGGTCAAAGGACTAA
- a CDS encoding cation:proton antiporter subunit C, whose translation MYELFDVAFAAKYNYWAYTVLMMIGIWAMIGKNNLVKKVIGMSIFQTSIILFYVSIGSKKGGTIPILMHAHGGEHMAINAADYINPLPHVLMLTAIVVSVATLGVALALLLNIYKKHKTLEEDEILKHLSE comes from the coding sequence ATGTATGAGCTTTTCGACGTCGCCTTTGCGGCAAAGTACAACTACTGGGCGTATACCGTCCTGATGATGATCGGCATCTGGGCCATGATCGGCAAAAATAACCTCGTCAAAAAGGTTATTGGCATGAGCATCTTCCAGACGTCCATCATCCTGTTCTATGTTTCCATCGGTTCCAAAAAGGGCGGGACTATCCCGATCCTGATGCACGCACACGGCGGCGAGCACATGGCCATTAATGCAGCGGATTACATCAACCCACTGCCTCATGTCCTTATGCTGACCGCAATCGTTGTGTCTGTGGCAACCCTTGGTGTGGCCCTGGCTCTTTTGCTGAATATTTACAAGAAGCATAAGACGCTTGAAGAAGACGAAATCTTAAAACACCTCAGCGAATAA
- a CDS encoding sirohydrochlorin cobaltochelatase, translated as MKKGILLVAFGSSRQSAHLSLKRFDDAVHERFPDIPARWAFTSGVVRGKLATKGKKTDSVTKALEKMWFEKYTHVAIQSLHVIPGDEYHDLVEDMERLQQGEKAFENIVLGRPLIGTEADVSSAADAVMDALPEERQPHEAVVLMGHGTWHPGDSMYDLLYDELKARDKNVYVATMEGRLVIEDVTKDLAERGITSAWLIPLLAVPGRHVQKDMCGEDEGSWVNRLQAAGITPRCVLMGTAEYGGFPALWLDHLEEAMTDLP; from the coding sequence ATGAAAAAAGGAATACTTCTGGTTGCCTTTGGCTCCAGCCGACAGTCTGCACATCTCTCGCTCAAACGTTTTGATGATGCAGTACACGAGCGCTTTCCCGACATCCCGGCCCGCTGGGCATTTACCTCCGGCGTGGTTCGCGGCAAGCTTGCGACCAAAGGGAAAAAGACAGATTCCGTGACCAAGGCACTGGAAAAGATGTGGTTTGAAAAATATACCCACGTCGCTATTCAGTCCCTGCACGTCATCCCCGGCGACGAGTACCATGACCTTGTGGAAGACATGGAACGCCTCCAGCAAGGCGAAAAGGCTTTTGAAAATATTGTCCTTGGCCGCCCCCTGATAGGCACCGAAGCCGATGTTTCCAGCGCTGCCGACGCAGTGATGGACGCGCTGCCAGAAGAACGCCAGCCCCACGAAGCTGTTGTCCTCATGGGCCACGGCACATGGCACCCCGGCGATTCCATGTATGATCTGCTTTATGATGAACTCAAAGCCCGCGACAAAAATGTTTACGTCGCCACAATGGAAGGCCGTCTTGTAATCGAAGACGTCACCAAAGACCTTGCAGAACGCGGCATCACAAGCGCATGGCTAATTCCCCTGCTTGCCGTCCCCGGCCGCCACGTCCAAAAAGACATGTGTGGCGAAGACGAAGGCTCATGGGTCAACCGTCTCCAGGCCGCAGGCATCACCCCCCGCTGTGTGCTTATGGGCACAGCAGAATATGGTGGATTCCCTGCTCTTTGGCTCGATCATCTCGAAGAAGCCATGACCGATCTTCCATAA
- a CDS encoding Na(+)/H(+) antiporter subunit D has translation MIANIPPFSILILGALLVPFFRGKLKNLYVCFLPALAFWVISQLPLGEFLHVHFFGFDLTLLRVDRLSKIFGYIFTLNAFAAFIFAFYLKDNTQHIAALGYIGGALGVVFAGDLVTLYFFWEWMAVTSTFLILARKTKKAYGAAYRYVMIHMFGGLVLLAGLMLHIQATGSVSFELFETRGIASYLILAGVLINAAAPPFHAWLSDAYPEATVTGGLILSAYTTKTSVYTLIRGFAGYEVLIVVGCFMALYGIMYALLENDMRRILAYSIINQVGFMICGVGIGTALSLNGAAAHAFCHIIYKSLLWMSAGSVLYMTGKSKCTELGGLYKTMPWTMILGTIGALAISAVPFTSGYTSKPMIMEAAVNQHLTWAWLVLEIASAGVFLHAGIKFPYFVFFNKDRGLRPGEPPHKSMHIAMGIMAFLCIGLGLYPQPLYNLLPYDMPARVVYSFGGVVKQFQLLMLSALSFFVFLKLLKRTDTIAIDTDIIWRLGGRGFYWLMDKILNGVNAVCDLVFAQGLSKLASAAFVNAPLRITQLILFPVLKGAQRERLTKQFKAGLSPVGLSVAVSMLYLFGMIVFTLNR, from the coding sequence ATGATCGCTAATATTCCTCCTTTTTCCATCCTGATTCTGGGAGCACTTCTCGTCCCGTTTTTCCGCGGCAAGCTGAAAAACCTGTACGTCTGCTTTCTCCCAGCTCTGGCATTCTGGGTCATCTCCCAGCTGCCACTTGGTGAGTTTCTGCACGTCCACTTCTTTGGTTTTGACCTGACGCTGTTGCGCGTCGACAGACTCTCGAAGATCTTCGGCTACATCTTCACCCTGAATGCCTTTGCTGCGTTCATCTTTGCCTTCTACCTGAAGGACAATACGCAGCACATTGCAGCCCTTGGCTACATTGGCGGCGCACTGGGTGTTGTTTTTGCTGGCGACCTTGTCACCCTCTACTTCTTCTGGGAGTGGATGGCGGTAACGTCTACCTTCCTGATTCTGGCCCGCAAGACCAAAAAGGCATACGGCGCTGCATACCGATATGTCATGATTCACATGTTTGGCGGTCTGGTCCTGCTTGCAGGCCTGATGCTCCATATTCAGGCAACAGGCTCCGTGTCTTTCGAGCTTTTCGAAACCCGCGGCATCGCCTCCTACCTGATTCTGGCTGGTGTGCTGATTAACGCAGCCGCTCCGCCTTTCCATGCATGGCTTTCCGATGCCTATCCGGAAGCAACCGTTACCGGCGGTCTCATTCTGTCTGCATACACCACGAAAACCTCGGTTTACACCCTGATTCGCGGATTTGCTGGCTACGAAGTGCTGATCGTTGTTGGCTGTTTCATGGCTCTGTACGGCATCATGTACGCCCTGCTGGAAAACGACATGCGACGCATTCTGGCCTACTCCATCATCAACCAGGTCGGCTTCATGATTTGTGGTGTTGGCATTGGCACGGCCCTGTCTCTGAACGGTGCCGCAGCTCACGCCTTCTGCCACATTATCTACAAGTCCCTGCTGTGGATGAGCGCCGGTAGCGTTCTGTACATGACAGGCAAAAGCAAGTGCACGGAGCTTGGTGGTCTCTACAAGACCATGCCGTGGACAATGATACTCGGGACAATCGGCGCGCTCGCCATCTCGGCCGTGCCGTTTACCAGTGGCTACACCTCCAAGCCAATGATCATGGAAGCTGCTGTGAACCAGCACCTCACATGGGCTTGGCTGGTGCTGGAAATCGCCTCCGCAGGTGTTTTCCTCCACGCTGGCATCAAGTTCCCATACTTCGTCTTCTTCAACAAAGACCGCGGACTGCGCCCGGGCGAGCCGCCGCACAAGAGCATGCACATTGCAATGGGCATCATGGCCTTCCTGTGCATTGGTCTCGGCCTCTACCCGCAGCCGCTGTATAACCTGCTGCCCTACGACATGCCTGCTCGCGTGGTCTACTCGTTTGGTGGTGTGGTCAAGCAGTTCCAGCTTCTTATGCTGTCTGCCCTGTCCTTCTTCGTCTTCCTGAAGCTTCTGAAGCGTACCGACACCATCGCCATTGATACAGACATCATCTGGCGTCTTGGTGGCCGCGGCTTCTACTGGCTGATGGACAAGATTCTCAACGGCGTGAACGCAGTCTGCGATCTCGTCTTTGCTCAGGGTCTCAGCAAGCTGGCTTCTGCTGCATTTGTTAATGCACCCCTGCGGATCACGCAGCTGATTCTGTTCCCCGTGCTCAAAGGAGCACAGCGTGAACGCCTGACCAAGCAGTTCAAGGCCGGACTTTCTCCTGTCGGACTCTCGGTTGCTGTTTCCATGCTGTATCTGTTCGGGATGATCGTCTTTACCCTGAACCGATAA
- a CDS encoding Na(+)/H(+) antiporter subunit B, protein MMKHLSLATVTICGLLLIFITGSFPDWGDPQSPASLHLSNHYIEKTYEETSVPNIVTAVLGDYRGFDTMFETTVVFCAGMACFFLLGNSGGREIKSNVRIYRHIQTGVVMRFRGDAKDPKENGAFERIDSDWTPYDMIVSRVAKIMIPFIQIYGLYVIAHGHHSPGGGFQGGVILAASFLLFGLSHNLRDMIGRISNKTLGIMSAVGVLIYAGWGFLAMCYGGNFLDYSALAGLLGVDPIAARSLGIMIVEIGVATTVMSTMIIIYNNVASAGKYDEGL, encoded by the coding sequence ATGATGAAACATCTGAGTCTGGCGACCGTCACCATCTGCGGACTGCTGCTGATTTTTATCACAGGTAGCTTTCCGGACTGGGGTGACCCGCAGTCCCCTGCGAGCCTGCATCTTTCTAACCACTACATCGAAAAAACCTACGAAGAAACGTCCGTACCGAACATCGTTACGGCTGTTCTTGGTGACTATCGTGGCTTTGACACCATGTTTGAAACCACGGTTGTTTTCTGCGCTGGCATGGCCTGCTTTTTCCTGCTCGGCAACTCCGGTGGCCGCGAGATTAAGTCCAATGTCCGCATCTATCGCCACATCCAGACCGGCGTTGTTATGCGCTTTCGTGGTGATGCCAAGGACCCCAAAGAGAATGGTGCGTTTGAACGCATCGACAGCGACTGGACACCGTATGACATGATTGTCTCCCGTGTGGCCAAGATCATGATTCCGTTTATTCAGATTTATGGTCTCTACGTTATTGCCCACGGTCACCATAGCCCTGGTGGTGGATTCCAGGGCGGCGTTATTCTCGCCGCCAGCTTCCTGCTCTTTGGACTGAGCCATAACCTGCGCGACATGATCGGCAGAATCTCCAACAAGACTCTGGGAATTATGTCCGCAGTTGGTGTTCTTATTTACGCTGGCTGGGGTTTCCTGGCCATGTGCTACGGTGGGAATTTCCTCGACTACTCTGCCCTTGCGGGACTGCTTGGCGTTGATCCTATCGCCGCCCGTTCCCTGGGTATCATGATCGTCGAAATTGGCGTTGCAACGACAGTCATGTCTACCATGATTATCATTTACAACAACGTCGCATCCGCCGGTAAATACGACGAGGGGCTGTAG
- a CDS encoding complex I subunit 5 family protein, with the protein MNQYPALIVIAPLLSALVVAIGGWFNRRIYFPVAVAALGVSVCSALGLLIQVMATGPFSYRLGGWMPPFGIEYYIDYLSALVLLLMTSIGLLNLIATRRDVERTYEGKVPVFYTLYLLSVVGHLGLVVTGDAFNLYVLLEITALSGYALLAMGDAKSALSTLRYLFMGTMGASFYLLGVGFLYIMTGSLNMQDLASILPNLYTNPAIIAAFGLIMAGVFTKMAFFPMHAWLPNAYGDAGSPASSLIAPMTTKVMVYVMIRMMLTVFTPDFVFASAVFNEAIVWLAIIAMLAGAAFALAQRDLKRMLTFVLLSEVGYMVGGAWLGNRLGMTGSILHIVNDAAMTLCVFLCAGCIKYRNQSTRFENLPGLFRKQPFTMTALVIGALAMIGVPPTCGFFSKWYLILGGLDAGHYWFVGALILSSLINIVLFFRVFEIAHFEPFTEGHGHGHHDKIHDAPWSMVVPLLVVAAGLIVLGFLSGDIVTHVIDFAIPANIV; encoded by the coding sequence ATGAACCAATATCCTGCGCTTATTGTTATCGCACCGTTGCTGTCGGCTCTTGTCGTCGCTATCGGCGGATGGTTCAACCGGCGGATTTATTTCCCGGTCGCCGTCGCCGCGCTGGGCGTCTCCGTGTGCTCCGCCCTTGGGCTGCTCATTCAGGTCATGGCCACTGGCCCCTTCAGCTACCGTCTCGGTGGCTGGATGCCGCCATTCGGCATCGAGTATTACATTGATTACCTCAGTGCCTTAGTACTCCTGCTGATGACTTCCATCGGCCTCCTGAACCTTATTGCAACCCGACGGGACGTAGAACGTACCTATGAAGGCAAGGTCCCGGTGTTTTACACCCTGTACCTGCTTTCTGTTGTTGGCCACCTTGGACTGGTGGTCACCGGTGATGCCTTTAACCTTTACGTACTGCTCGAAATCACAGCCCTGTCCGGCTACGCACTGCTGGCAATGGGAGACGCCAAGTCTGCCCTGTCCACCCTGCGTTACCTGTTCATGGGCACGATGGGAGCGTCATTCTACCTGCTTGGTGTAGGCTTCCTCTACATCATGACCGGTAGTCTGAACATGCAGGACCTCGCAAGCATTCTGCCGAATCTTTACACCAACCCAGCAATCATTGCGGCCTTTGGTCTGATCATGGCAGGTGTCTTCACCAAAATGGCATTCTTCCCCATGCACGCATGGCTGCCGAATGCTTATGGTGATGCAGGGTCCCCAGCATCCAGCCTTATTGCGCCCATGACCACCAAGGTCATGGTTTACGTGATGATCCGCATGATGCTGACCGTGTTCACTCCCGATTTCGTGTTTGCATCTGCTGTCTTCAACGAAGCCATTGTCTGGCTCGCCATTATCGCCATGCTGGCTGGTGCGGCATTCGCCCTTGCCCAGCGTGACTTAAAACGCATGCTGACCTTCGTCCTGCTTTCCGAAGTAGGCTACATGGTTGGTGGCGCATGGCTGGGCAACCGTCTTGGCATGACAGGTTCCATCCTGCACATCGTCAACGACGCAGCAATGACGCTTTGCGTGTTCCTGTGCGCTGGCTGCATCAAATACCGCAACCAGAGCACCCGGTTTGAGAACCTTCCGGGACTGTTCCGCAAACAGCCCTTTACCATGACGGCTCTCGTTATTGGCGCTCTTGCCATGATTGGCGTTCCTCCGACCTGCGGCTTCTTCTCCAAGTGGTATCTTATCCTTGGTGGACTGGATGCAGGACACTACTGGTTCGTTGGCGCTCTCATTCTCTCCAGCCTGATCAACATCGTGCTGTTCTTCCGAGTCTTTGAGATTGCCCACTTCGAACCGTTCACCGAGGGGCATGGTCACGGTCACCATGACAAAATCCACGATGCACCGTGGAGCATGGTTGTGCCGCTGCTGGTGGTTGCTGCCGGACTCATCGTCCTTGGCTTCCTCTCCGGCGACATCGTGACTCACGTTATCGACTTCGCCATTCCGGCAAACATCGTCTAG
- a CDS encoding Crp/Fnr family transcriptional regulator yields the protein MITLDELKKFQMFEGLENDVLQKIIDMATVKTYKAEELIYRSEAEADNFFIVYSGKALLEGAVSDNITVSYSALKPGYVFGWYSLVPSTHHFSSARATEESQIIEIPGDSLRMLMDENQSFGYKFMNRMYMLLKMRLDRRSEQLVKILARHPDLQTGEEA from the coding sequence ATGATTACTCTCGACGAACTGAAAAAGTTCCAGATGTTCGAAGGACTCGAAAACGACGTCCTGCAAAAGATCATCGATATGGCCACGGTGAAAACCTACAAGGCCGAAGAACTCATCTACCGCTCTGAAGCTGAAGCCGATAACTTCTTTATCGTCTACAGCGGCAAGGCACTGCTCGAAGGTGCAGTAAGCGACAACATCACGGTGTCCTACTCCGCCCTCAAGCCCGGTTACGTGTTTGGCTGGTACTCACTGGTTCCGAGCACGCACCACTTCTCTAGCGCTCGCGCAACTGAGGAAAGCCAGATCATTGAGATCCCCGGCGACAGCCTGCGCATGCTCATGGATGAAAACCAGAGCTTTGGTTACAAATTCATGAACCGCATGTACATGCTCCTCAAGATGCGACTGGATCGCAGAAGTGAACAGCTGGTCAAAATCCTCGCCCGCCATCCTGATCTCCAGACTGGTGAAGAGGCATAA
- a CDS encoding energy-coupling factor ABC transporter ATP-binding protein, with the protein MSTPIFSLTDIHFEYLNGPKVLSGLNFSLHAHERIGIIGPNGTGKTTMAHILMGLVKPSKGRIHFHGEPVSAERDFLPLRQSIGLLFQNAEDQLIYPTVLEDVAFGPLNMGKSSQEAKEIALRVLSELGLEGFDNRITHRLSGGEKKLVSLAAVLAMDPEALFLDEPTNALDAKTRAHLVEILNSLNKALVIISHDWDFLAQTTESIYSMKDGKITLDGDTQTHQHVHAHSHGSTPHVHGDS; encoded by the coding sequence ATGAGCACACCAATTTTTTCACTGACAGACATTCACTTTGAATATCTCAACGGACCCAAGGTCCTGAGTGGTCTCAATTTTTCCCTGCATGCCCACGAACGAATCGGCATCATTGGTCCCAATGGGACAGGAAAAACCACAATGGCCCATATCCTTATGGGACTGGTCAAACCTTCCAAGGGCCGCATCCACTTTCACGGCGAGCCAGTCAGTGCCGAGCGGGACTTTCTCCCCCTGCGCCAAAGCATTGGCCTGCTTTTCCAAAATGCCGAAGACCAGCTTATCTACCCCACGGTGCTCGAAGATGTCGCCTTTGGGCCTCTCAACATGGGCAAATCCTCGCAGGAAGCAAAAGAGATTGCCCTCAGAGTCCTCTCCGAGCTAGGGCTGGAAGGCTTTGACAACCGCATTACACACCGCCTCTCTGGTGGTGAAAAAAAGCTCGTCTCTCTCGCAGCTGTTCTGGCAATGGACCCGGAAGCCCTGTTCCTTGATGAGCCGACCAATGCCCTTGATGCCAAAACCCGCGCTCACCTCGTAGAGATTCTCAACTCCCTGAACAAGGCTCTGGTCATCATCTCCCACGACTGGGATTTTCTGGCCCAGACCACGGAGAGCATCTATTCCATGAAAGACGGGAAAATCACTCTTGATGGTGACACGCAGACTCATCAGCACGTCCACGCCCACAGCCACGGCAGCACGCCCCACGTTCACGGCGACTCATAA
- a CDS encoding monovalent cation/H+ antiporter complex subunit F: MDTFFLVCALCLIVIMIATLYRTVVGPTVLDRFLGVNAIGSKTVVLLVLLGFGFKRIDMFVDIALAYGMLNFIAVLAASRYFQKRKGLHETSTN; encoded by the coding sequence ATGGATACGTTTTTTCTCGTCTGCGCACTGTGCCTCATCGTCATCATGATTGCGACGCTGTATCGCACAGTTGTAGGACCAACGGTTTTGGACCGCTTCCTTGGCGTCAACGCCATCGGTTCCAAAACAGTTGTTCTTCTGGTGCTTCTTGGATTCGGATTTAAGCGCATCGACATGTTTGTCGACATCGCTCTGGCATACGGCATGCTGAACTTTATCGCCGTGCTTGCTGCCAGCCGTTACTTCCAGAAGCGTAAGGGACTGCACGAGACTTCCACGAACTAA
- a CDS encoding Na+/H+ antiporter subunit E produces MAISHDRPSGRCCTAGETGDSAVPKKRRIGPMITTFVIMAITWVILSGQFDPFHMSLGVISCAIVAWFSSDLLFPSKEKGCPTCTWFRFLAYIPWLLLEIVKANFWLLYLVFHPRMMDKINPHVIKFDSRLKSTMSRVTFANSITLTPGTITAYVDVDGRYTVHAIDNKSAEGLPGEMEEKVAKTFGE; encoded by the coding sequence ATGGCAATATCGCATGACCGTCCCTCTGGGCGGTGTTGTACCGCTGGAGAGACTGGTGACTCTGCCGTGCCCAAAAAACGGCGGATCGGTCCTATGATAACAACTTTTGTTATCATGGCGATCACATGGGTTATTCTCTCGGGCCAGTTTGACCCCTTCCACATGTCTCTTGGGGTCATTTCCTGCGCAATCGTTGCCTGGTTTTCGAGTGACCTCCTTTTTCCTTCCAAGGAAAAAGGTTGCCCCACCTGTACCTGGTTCCGGTTCCTGGCCTACATTCCCTGGCTACTCCTTGAAATCGTCAAGGCGAACTTCTGGCTTTTGTATCTCGTCTTCCATCCCCGGATGATGGACAAGATCAATCCCCACGTAATCAAGTTCGACTCTCGGCTGAAGTCGACCATGTCACGGGTCACTTTCGCCAACTCCATCACGCTGACCCCTGGCACCATCACAGCCTATGTTGACGTGGATGGCCGTTACACGGTCCACGCCATCGACAACAAGTCTGCTGAAGGCCTTCCCGGCGAAATGGAAGAGAAGGTCGCCAAGACTTTCGGAGAATAA
- the mnhG gene encoding monovalent cation/H(+) antiporter subunit G — translation MIINIIAMVCLICGIIVFAGAALGILRFPDFYSRLHPAGKMDTLASGLMLFGLAVYNLHHFDVATLLTSLKIVLILVFVFIASPTATHALVDAGFRAGLKPWVKGEKRR, via the coding sequence ATGATTATCAATATCATCGCAATGGTATGCCTTATTTGCGGCATTATCGTCTTTGCCGGGGCAGCTCTTGGAATTCTGCGCTTCCCCGACTTTTACTCCAGACTGCATCCCGCTGGCAAAATGGACACGCTTGCCTCGGGTCTCATGCTGTTTGGACTGGCCGTGTACAACCTGCACCACTTTGATGTCGCTACCCTTCTCACCAGTCTCAAAATCGTTCTGATTTTGGTCTTTGTGTTCATCGCAAGCCCGACCGCGACCCACGCTCTGGTCGACGCAGGCTTCCGAGCTGGACTCAAGCCCTGGGTGAAGGGAGAAAAAAGGAGATAG
- a CDS encoding monovalent cation/H+ antiporter subunit D family protein: MQTIESIRPLLAVCVSLGVMPIIASCGKSPNAREAWTFIAAGIKLAIIASMVPAVLSGIQFTCEIFEVIPGVPLAFKVDAFGLLFALVSSSLWIVTSLYSIGYMRAENEHSQTRYFCFFALALSSTIGVAFSANLLTMYMFYEILSLSTYPLVTHHQDREARSSGRKYLMYIMGTSIGLALPAMLIAYFQAGTLDFGPNGFLAGHITPTMAAVLLTMFLFGFAKVGLMPVHSWLPAAMVAPTPVSALLHAVAVVKVGAFSILRVVTGVFGVDLLAQMNLSWFICTVASVTVITASLIALSQDGLKRRLAFSTIGQLAYIVLGLGLLAPHAVMGAGLHIAMHAFGKITLFMCAGAIFVATGKKNISEMVGIGKRMPVTMFAFLVGSLSVIGIPPTGGFLSKWYLLLGTMEANQWPFMVVLLVSSILNAAYFLPIVYKAFFCTKEECMFNDGVKEAPVACVAPLVITATCSVILFFYPDVFLKLAALATGVTP, translated from the coding sequence ATGCAAACTATAGAATCCATTAGACCGCTCTTGGCTGTCTGTGTTTCGCTGGGTGTTATGCCCATCATTGCGTCATGCGGGAAATCCCCTAATGCGCGCGAAGCATGGACCTTCATTGCTGCGGGTATCAAGCTGGCGATCATTGCCTCAATGGTCCCGGCAGTTCTGAGTGGCATTCAGTTCACTTGTGAAATCTTTGAGGTTATCCCCGGCGTTCCGCTGGCTTTCAAGGTTGATGCCTTTGGCCTGCTCTTCGCTCTGGTTTCCTCTTCCCTGTGGATTGTGACGTCGCTCTATTCCATTGGTTACATGCGCGCCGAAAATGAACACAGCCAGACACGCTATTTCTGCTTCTTCGCTCTGGCACTGTCGTCCACCATCGGCGTGGCTTTCTCTGCAAACCTGCTGACCATGTACATGTTCTACGAAATTCTTTCGCTGAGCACGTACCCGCTGGTCACGCACCATCAGGACCGCGAAGCTCGCAGTTCTGGCCGCAAGTACCTCATGTACATCATGGGAACATCCATTGGTCTGGCCCTCCCGGCCATGCTGATTGCGTACTTCCAGGCCGGAACGCTGGACTTTGGCCCCAACGGATTCCTTGCTGGCCACATCACGCCCACCATGGCTGCCGTGCTGCTGACAATGTTCCTGTTTGGTTTCGCCAAGGTCGGCCTCATGCCCGTCCACTCATGGCTGCCCGCAGCAATGGTTGCTCCGACCCCGGTTTCTGCTCTGCTTCACGCAGTGGCAGTTGTTAAGGTTGGTGCTTTCTCCATTCTGCGTGTTGTCACCGGCGTCTTTGGCGTGGATCTCCTCGCCCAGATGAACCTCTCGTGGTTTATTTGTACAGTCGCCAGTGTCACGGTCATCACGGCTTCGCTCATTGCACTCTCGCAGGATGGCCTCAAACGACGTCTGGCTTTCTCGACCATTGGTCAGCTTGCCTACATCGTTCTGGGTCTTGGCCTTTTGGCCCCCCACGCCGTCATGGGTGCTGGCCTGCACATCGCAATGCACGCCTTTGGTAAAATCACGCTGTTCATGTGCGCTGGTGCCATCTTTGTTGCCACTGGCAAAAAGAACATCAGCGAAATGGTCGGCATAGGTAAGCGCATGCCTGTGACCATGTTTGCGTTCCTTGTTGGTTCGCTCTCGGTCATTGGTATTCCTCCGACGGGTGGCTTCCTCTCCAAGTGGTATCTGCTGCTTGGCACCATGGAAGCTAACCAGTGGCCGTTCATGGTTGTGCTGCTTGTCAGCTCCATCCTGAACGCCGCGTACTTCCTGCCCATCGTTTACAAGGCGTTCTTCTGCACCAAAGAAGAGTGCATGTTCAACGACGGGGTCAAAGAAGCTCCGGTCGCATGTGTGGCTCCGCTTGTTATCACAGCCACCTGCTCTGTTATCCTCTTCTTCTACCCCGACGTGTTCCTGAAACTGGCCGCACTGGCCACGGGCGTGACCCCCTAA
- the cbiQ gene encoding cobalt ECF transporter T component CbiQ produces the protein MIDESFSLGHSPIHRLDPRGRILAACAFSCVVALLHIRLPLYIALACGLCLLLCARLSLSSVLRRLLLVNIFVLVLWLFLPFSVPGTPVFQVWKFTASLEGIQLATDISIKSNAIIMAFIALISTIPIPDLGHALLRLKVPQKLSLLLLFAYRHIFLIAEEYQRLHAAMKIRGFVPRTNLHTYRAYASLLGMVIIRSWERSERVYNAMLCRGFRGTFRSLNGFRFTLSDRVFVFFMLALSCALAAGEYTLS, from the coding sequence ATGATCGACGAGAGCTTTTCGCTGGGGCATTCCCCCATCCATCGCCTTGACCCTCGGGGTCGAATCCTTGCGGCATGCGCATTCTCCTGTGTTGTCGCTCTGCTGCATATTCGCCTCCCTCTGTACATCGCCCTTGCCTGTGGACTCTGCCTCCTGCTCTGCGCACGGCTTTCCCTGTCCTCAGTGCTTCGGCGCCTGCTTCTGGTGAATATCTTTGTCCTTGTCCTCTGGCTGTTCCTGCCTTTTTCGGTCCCCGGAACTCCAGTTTTTCAGGTCTGGAAATTCACCGCGAGTCTGGAAGGAATCCAGCTCGCAACAGACATCAGCATCAAATCAAACGCCATCATCATGGCTTTTATTGCGCTCATCAGCACAATACCCATACCAGACCTCGGGCACGCACTCCTGCGGCTCAAGGTTCCACAAAAGCTGAGCCTGCTTCTTCTTTTTGCCTACCGACACATCTTTCTCATTGCCGAAGAATATCAGCGCCTCCATGCTGCGATGAAAATCCGAGGCTTTGTCCCCCGGACCAACCTTCATACCTACCGAGCCTATGCGTCTCTGCTCGGCATGGTCATTATCCGAAGCTGGGAGCGTTCCGAACGTGTCTACAACGCCATGCTTTGCCGTGGTTTTCGTGGCACATTCCGCTCCCTCAATGGCTTCCGCTTCACACTCTCAGACAGGGTCTTTGTCTTCTTTATGCTGGCCCTGAGCTGTGCACTTGCAGCCGGAGAATATACCCTCTCATGA